A stretch of DNA from Pseudopipra pipra isolate bDixPip1 chromosome 1, bDixPip1.hap1, whole genome shotgun sequence:
TAAGTTCACTCTGAATCTTTCATTACTCTCCAAATTGGTTTCATGATCCGTGGTAATCACAGGAATTTCTGCTACTATGAGCTTGCCACCATAACTTTCCATGTTGTGGTAGATGAAGGATTTGACTGGAGTGTATATCCCACTCCCTGTCATGCCCAAGGTAGGGTGGTGGATATTAGCTGCTAAAATATTGACATTGAAAGCTGTTGCAAAAGCTTGTTGAAATTCTACAGCAGACAAGAGCGGGAGCTGGTTCATCCAGGCAGTTGGATATACAATTTGTTTCAAATTGTATTGTCTGATGAGGTTCACTGCGGGCTCAAAAAAGAGTATATCAAAGCAAGTGAACATGCCAAACTTGCCAGCAAAAGGGGTATCAAAGTGTTTATAATCAGGCTCTGGAGGGGTATCAAAAGCGTATTCGAAATACAGGTTGTGTTTGCGGTAAGTGGCTACCAATGTACCATCATCATCGAACGCCACGTTGGTGTTGAACTGGTACCTTCCATCGGGTGGACAGTGAGGATCAGTGTGTTCACAGGGCTGCTTAGTTCCTAAGTTTGCCACAAGGAATATTTTGTTCTTCAGTGCCATGCAGCTCAGACGCTGAATAACCTGGAAAGCAGTATGGAGAAATGTAAGCACTTCAGAAAATGGAGGAATACGTTCTACTTAAGCACCTATGAGTTATTTAATACTTTTCAAATTACTGCTTTCAACTGTGTTCAAAATTGAGCATGTTTGACCATAtctgtaaaatttaaaattactaaTGATTTTTTGACAAAAGTTACTGGAACCAATAGCTTTGTAGACAGAACAGTATTTTggatattaattttaaaatagaacagaaaaaaaatatatgggtTTCATTTCCTGAGaagtaagtaaataaatctCTCTATTTCAAGGTTGTTAATTTTCAGAAACTTCTGACTTGTAGGAGCACCAATGGCTTTCAAACACCATAGGTCAACTGAAAGCTTTGCCAAGGTAGCACAGCTGATCTGTGGGTGCTTTTAGAACTTCTAATAGTGATCATTTGCAACTGTGATGTCTTGTTCCTGCAACTGGATGTTTTTACTATAAAATTTTAAGAAGTAATTACTAGCTGCACTTACAGAAGCAGAGATGTAAATGAATAGATTTTGCGTagttacagaaaagaaatacaagatgTTACAGACTACAGTTTTACTGGGATATTTCTTCCATATCACAGAGCACTGTACCCAAGACTGCCAGTACTGCAACCTCCAAACAGGGGCTGACTGGCCAACCAACTTCTTGCTTGCTTGGCCATGATCGTGGGTAGTAAAGATTCATAGGCCAAAATAGGTCATCACTTACAACTTACAAGATTCACGTTAGCACAGAAATTCTGCTTAGTAGGTACATGCATGACTTCTTTCATTATGTTGGCTACTGTAAGGTTAATAAGAATTAACAGTCTGTATTACTAAGCGTGGTTATTTTCAGTTCGGGTCCAGAACAGCCAATGAAAACACTATTTTTGTAACATGGAGGTCACATCTTTTGTAATCACGCTTGGTCTGTGTCAAGCTGTGACTTCTATTACATTGTAGCAGATCAAGTCCTGTTACTAGTGCTGATCctttcacacacaaacacacacatcccCCCACCCCCGAGTCAGAATGTTACGGTGTCATCAAGTCATTAAACCCCAGTAACAAGAATGCACCAAAAGCAAAGATACTACTATgttgttttatataaaacagtgttgttcaaaataaaatcacacACAGCGCCTCTTACTAGAAGAGTAATTACCATTTCAGAGGTTGGGAGGAGGAGATGACAAATCCAGATGGCTCACACAAAAGCTGTATGAGCCTTTGTGTACATATCTAAACAGAATGAAACCAGCATAACCTGAGCATCCATGAAAACAGAATCTGGTACTACGAGTTGTTAAACCTCCTGCTTACTTCCCTAAGCAAAACAACTAGAGCTATTTCCCACCTGGAGCACAAACCTAGCATTTAGTTATTCCACCCCTGCAGACATCAATCACTCCTATGTTTACCTCTGTGTCATTGAACAAATAGGGCTCTCTGCACGGATTCCACTTCCCAGAGTGCGAATGCGGAACGAAATCTAAGTAAGGATAAATGGAGCTTCTGGTGAAGTTGAAGCCATGGATTCCATCTTCAGGAAAAACAATGATCTGTGCCCCCTGTATGTAAAACAAATACATGTTTTGTAggcaaagcaaaggaaaagaggggATCTCATGGGTAGGAAGAGCTAAAGAAAGTTAAGTATAATCCAGTTATGTTTTGCCAATAATGCAGcttcaaagtattttttcttcgACTTCATAGTAGGTGTAACTATGTAGCAGGTGTAATtgggtattaaaaaaaaaatcttatttaacCTGACACATACCTTTATCttgaaaaataatgtgtttGACATTATTTTAAGGGCATGCAAATAAGAGCAGGACTTCATCTCAGTTCTCGCCAAAAGTGTTCTCCTTTCACACGAGTCATGAGAATGACGTGATTCAGGTTAAAGACTAATGATGTTAAAAActtgtcttaatttttttatcagaaTTATGCTGTTTGCAGACGAACTTTGTCAAAGGTCCTGCACCTGTATCAAAAATGAGTGCAGCATCACTTAATAGATTAGGTACATAGGGTTGGATGGGGTACTGGGACTATTAATTTCAGAAACAGCTTGACAGTGTTTCTGTACAGTCATCTGAAtgtctaaaaaaattatacaaaaatGGTAACTATTCTCTCCCAAATCAACAGATCTGTGAAAATTGCAGGTCATTTCTTGTCTGTGTAGGGACAGTAACAGTTGCTTCCTTTGACCAGAACCAGCTTCAGGTTTTCCggtgagggaaagaaagggtGCTCTGCAAAAGAATAGCCAGAAATACTAGTCTCTCTCCTCTAAATATATTTAGACTGAGAACCATTCCACGGTAGGGTAGGAGAAAGGAATGGAAAACTTTAGTTCCACTAAACTGTTAATGGTGGAACACTAATTTACAAAGCATTTAACTTCCTTAGCTTTTAGAAACATTCAAGAATTTCCAGTGAGAGCACTAGAATAAAATCAAACTCAAAGACAGCTGCTCGTAAGACAatctttcagtgaaaacattccatttaagaaaacagaaaggagcTAGGTATTCAGaccaaaatagaaaattaatttccctaTACTAAATAACTATAGGCGTGTTTTTCCAAGCTTGGAATAACCCAAGCCAGGCGGGATGCTAACTGgcctgattttcttttcagagctgctggcaggTCAGAGTGTCTGAAAACCCAGACCATAGTTATGTACATAAATATAGCTTTAGTTGCTTGGGAACGCAAATGTAAAAGATTATCTTCAAACAGCAGCTACTCCATATATCCTGAACTGTTCCTAAAAATGAGGTGGATTCCATTTAGATCAGTCACAGTATCAGTCATTCAAATTCCACAACTGCTCCAAGTTGTGGCAATACCTGTCTGGCAGCAGCCACTGCTTGCTGCTCATAGATGTCGAGGTTCTTGCCCATGAGATCCAGCGCGGAGCGCCGATCCACCAGGGCTGTCGGGTTGGGACTCAGTATGGACTCGTGCTCATACACAGCGGCAACATAGTGCCCCTCCCTCCTGACTCTTCCTGAGACAACTTgatagaagaaaaagcagatggACAGCTTCCAGCACAGATGCACCATGGTGTATGCCATAAAtctagaggggaaaaaagaaaacaggtggGGTGGGGGAAGCTTGAGCAAAGTATCATGCCAGGATTTTAAATTTACGATTAAATACGGACAGTAACAGAGACTCTTAGCAGTGTTTGAAGTGAGTGTGGTGTTCTTAAATTCCTGAATGATCACATGCATATTGTTTCTAAACCTTAAATCTATCTATACTAGTTCTTTAAATAACTGTTTCCTGTTTAAAAGCGTTTTAGCTTCGTATATAGTTCTACTGATCTCTTTGCTTGGCCTCCCTTTACAATTAACTTTAACATTCATTTAGAGATTATTTCACCATATATCAAAGCATCtttcagaaaagttaaaagcagCTCACAAATTTGCATCTCCTCTCCTATTTGGTGATGGGGGATGTATTTAAAAGTAGCATTTCCTAAAATTACTTGAACACTGTATTTAGTAGTCAAGTAGAAATAGAACTTATTTTATCAATACTGAAACAGATGATTGCCAGAAAAATTATATCAGACACTAGTTCTGCATTTATCTATCTTTCTATCATGAAAATGCCTCTCCTAATGGATTATGGATTAGGGTTAACTATGGAGTTAGGCTTTCCAACTCCACATAtgtaaaaagcaaatatttttcctacaGTGCAGCTTTTTTGAACATCTATAAAAATGCTGAGTGCCATTCAGATCCGCATTTCTCCTATACAATGCAGATGAGTAAGGTTAAAAATGCTTTCATAGTAATAACAATAAATCAAAAATTCATACCAAATGGAGAAAATTTGCATTACTGAGCTTTTCTTATAAAGAAACTAAGAATTATTGACTGTGAAAGGCTGGGGCACTCTGCAATATGGGCCATGTAGCCTTTTGACTTCCCAAATTAGTAAACTACTTATACAGAACAAGGACTGACACAATGAATGCAACACTTCAGAAATACTATAGAAATGCTCTTCAGAATTATTCTCACGGTAT
This window harbors:
- the BTD gene encoding biotinidase isoform X2, which encodes MRRERPWSGGGTFVAGPARSRPRRFMAYTMVHLCWKLSICFFFYQVVSGRVRREGHYVAAVYEHESILSPNPTALVDRRSALDLMGKNLDIYEQQAVAAARQGAQIIVFPEDGIHGFNFTRSSIYPYLDFVPHSHSGKWNPCREPYLFNDTEVIQRLSCMALKNKIFLVANLGTKQPCEHTDPHCPPDGRYQFNTNVAFDDDGTLVATYRKHNLYFEYAFDTPPEPDYKHFDTPFAGKFGMFTCFDILFFEPAVNLIRQYNLKQIVYPTAWMNQLPLLSAVEFQQAFATAFNVNILAANIHHPTLGMTGSGIYTPVKSFIYHNMESYGGKLIVAEIPVITTDHETNLESNERFRVNLHDSCRTFTSTLLDDQVCFKEQEETPDRVSEKGNEQLPPPFYAEMMYDNFTFVPVWGEKGQLQVCANTLCCYLNYQRAVLTDELYALGVFDGLHTVHGTYYVQACALVKCGGLSFSTCGQEVTDATALIDFQLWGNMSTPYIFPLLLTSGITLDFADHMGWKNNHYFMSKNRTSSGLLTAALYGRWYEKD
- the BTD gene encoding biotinidase isoform X3 — its product is MAYTMVHLCWKLSICFFFYQVVSGRVRREGHYVAAVYEHESILSPNPTALVDRRSALDLMGKNLDIYEQQAVAAARQGAQIIVFPEDGIHGFNFTRSSIYPYLDFVPHSHSGKWNPCREPYLFNDTEVIQRLSCMALKNKIFLVANLGTKQPCEHTDPHCPPDGRYQFNTNVAFDDDGTLVATYRKHNLYFEYAFDTPPEPDYKHFDTPFAGKFGMFTCFDILFFEPAVNLIRQYNLKQIVYPTAWMNQLPLLSAVEFQQAFATAFNVNILAANIHHPTLGMTGSGIYTPVKSFIYHNMESYGGKLIVAEIPVITTDHETNLESNERFRVNLHDSCRTFTSTLLDDQVCFKEQEETPDRVSEKGNEQLPPPFYAEMMYDNFTFVPVWGEKGQLQVCANTLCCYLNYQRAVLTDELYALGVFDGLHTVHGTYYVQACALVKCGGLSFSTCGQEVTDATALIDFQLWGNMSTPYIFPLLLTSGITLDFADHMGWKNNHYFMSKNRTSSGLLTAALYGRWYEKD
- the BTD gene encoding biotinidase isoform X1, which codes for MHVIIQEFKNTTLTSNTAKSLCYCPYLIVNLKSWHDTLLKLPPPHLFSFFPSRFMAYTMVHLCWKLSICFFFYQVVSGRVRREGHYVAAVYEHESILSPNPTALVDRRSALDLMGKNLDIYEQQAVAAARQGAQIIVFPEDGIHGFNFTRSSIYPYLDFVPHSHSGKWNPCREPYLFNDTEVIQRLSCMALKNKIFLVANLGTKQPCEHTDPHCPPDGRYQFNTNVAFDDDGTLVATYRKHNLYFEYAFDTPPEPDYKHFDTPFAGKFGMFTCFDILFFEPAVNLIRQYNLKQIVYPTAWMNQLPLLSAVEFQQAFATAFNVNILAANIHHPTLGMTGSGIYTPVKSFIYHNMESYGGKLIVAEIPVITTDHETNLESNERFRVNLHDSCRTFTSTLLDDQVCFKEQEETPDRVSEKGNEQLPPPFYAEMMYDNFTFVPVWGEKGQLQVCANTLCCYLNYQRAVLTDELYALGVFDGLHTVHGTYYVQACALVKCGGLSFSTCGQEVTDATALIDFQLWGNMSTPYIFPLLLTSGITLDFADHMGWKNNHYFMSKNRTSSGLLTAALYGRWYEKD